The Duganella sp. BuS-21 sequence AAATCCGGGAACTGCGACAGGCCTTCGGTGGCGATGCCGATGTCGGTCTTGCCCGACAAGATCCATTCGGCGATGTGCTCCGGCGCGCTTTGTTGCAGGGCGATGCGCACGTCCGGATAGGCGCTGCGGAAGCTCTGCACCACTTTCGGCAGGGCATAGCGCGCCTGGGTGTGGGTGGCCGCCACGCTCAGCGTACCGCTTTGCTGGCCCGTGTATTCCAGGCTGGCCTGCTGCAGGTTCTCGGCCTCGATCAGCAGGCGATCGATGATCTTCAGGATGCCCTTGCCAGGCTCGGTCATGCCAGTCAGGCGCTTGCCGTTGCGTTCGAAAATCACGACGCCCAGTTCGTCTTCCAGTTCGCGGATCTGGCGCGACACGCCAGGCTGCGAGGTAAACAGGGCATTTGCCACTTCGGTCAGGTTGTAGCCGCGACGGGCGGCTTCGCGGATGGACCGCAGCTGTTGAAAATTCATATGGAAGCTCCTTCGTCCACGAACACGCGCAGACGTTTCGGACGCACCACCAGCGTGTCGCCTTCTTTCAGGCCCAGGCTGCTGAAGCGCTCATTGGGAATGACGGCTTCGATCAGCTCGGCGTTGTCGCCGCGCTCCAGATCGAGTTGCGCCAGCGGGCCGATCGCGTGGGCGCGGCGCAGTTTGACGACGATCCCTTCCGCGCCCGGCGTGTAGCGGTCGACGTCCAATTCGTGCGGACGCACATAGGCCGTGCCCTTGCCTGCCGCCGCCGGCTGGCCCGGGACGTCGAAGCTGGCTTCGCCGGTGGCCAATACGCCATCCTGCACGCGGCCGTGGAACACGTTCACATTGCCCAGGAAGCCGTACACGAACGGCGAGGCCGGATGGTTGTACACCTCGTCCGGCGCGCCGATCTGTTCGACGTTACCCTTGTTCATCAGCACCACCTGGTCGGCTACTTCCAGCGCCTCTTCCTGGTCGTGGGTGACGAAGATGGAAGTCACGTGCAGCTCGTCGTGCAGGCGGCGCAGCCAGCGGCGCAACTCCTTGCGCACCTTCGCGTCCAGCGCGCCGAACGGTTCGTCCAGCAGTAATACGCGAGGTTCAACAGCCAGCGCGCGCGCCAGGGCGATACGCTGGCGCTGACCGCCCGACAGTTGCGGCGGATAGCGGTCGGCCAGCCAGTCCAGCTGCACCAGCTCCAGCAGGTCTTTCACCTTGCGGCGGATCTGGTCTTCCGACGGGCGCTCGGCGCGCGGTTTCACGCGCAGACCGAAGGCGACATTTTCAAACACGGTCATGTGCTTGAACAGCGCGTAATGCTGGAACACGAAGCCGACCTGGCGCTCGCGCACGTGGCGCGCCGACGCATCCTGGCCGTCGAGCAGCACCTGGCCCGAGTCCGG is a genomic window containing:
- a CDS encoding CysB family HTH-type transcriptional regulator → MNFQQLRSIREAARRGYNLTEVANALFTSQPGVSRQIRELEDELGVVIFERNGKRLTGMTEPGKGILKIIDRLLIEAENLQQASLEYTGQQSGTLSVAATHTQARYALPKVVQSFRSAYPDVRIALQQSAPEHIAEWILSGKTDIGIATEGLSQFPDLVSFPCYRWSHIIVVPDGHPLLSRSPIKLEDLAEFPLITYDVGFTGRGHIDAAFAQAGVRPDIVLTAMDSDVIKQYVALGLGVGIVASMAFDHGRDKGMRAVEASHLFAQNTTRLAVRKGAYLRSYAYHFIQEFAPDLSRADIDAALNGGDLS
- a CDS encoding sulfate ABC transporter ATP-binding protein, which encodes MTIEVKNINKRFGDFVALNNVSLDFPQGELTALLGPSGCGKTTLLRCIAGLEHPDSGQVLLDGQDASARHVRERQVGFVFQHYALFKHMTVFENVAFGLRVKPRAERPSEDQIRRKVKDLLELVQLDWLADRYPPQLSGGQRQRIALARALAVEPRVLLLDEPFGALDAKVRKELRRWLRRLHDELHVTSIFVTHDQEEALEVADQVVLMNKGNVEQIGAPDEVYNHPASPFVYGFLGNVNVFHGRVQDGVLATGEASFDVPGQPAAAGKGTAYVRPHELDVDRYTPGAEGIVVKLRRAHAIGPLAQLDLERGDNAELIEAVIPNERFSSLGLKEGDTLVVRPKRLRVFVDEGASI